A segment of the Hyphomicrobiales bacterium genome:
GTCCGAGCCCATCGACGTTTACGGCTTCGGCAACATGGAGCGTGACTTCACCTATATCGACGATCTCATCGAGGCGATCGTCCGCCTCATCGACGTGGTCCCGAAGGCCGGCAGCGAAGCGAGCGACGCCGATGCTTCGGATTCGCTCTCGCCCGCGGCCCCCTTCCGGGTCGTCAATATCGGCGCCGGCGCCCCGGTCGGCCTCGTCCCCTTCATCGAGGCGATCGAAAATACGCTGGGCCGCAAGGCCGAGCGCAACCTGATGGAGATGCAGCCCGGCGACGTGCCGCGCACATTCGCCAACTGCGATCTCTTGGAACGGCTCACCGGCTTCCGCCCGGCCACCCCGATCGAGACCGGCGTCAAGGCCTTTGTCGACTGGTACCGCGAGCGCTACGGCGCTTAGGCCGCCTGGAGAGCGCTTCCGGCCGCCAGCGGCGGTGCATCCACAGCCACTGTTCGGGATGCTCGCGCACCCAGCCCTCGACGATCTCCGTCACCTTGGCCATGGTCGCCTTCACGTCGATGTCGCCGGCCTCATCGCGCGGCATCGCGATGGGCCCTTTCAGCTCGAGCCGGAACCGCCCCTGCGGGAGGCGGATCGTGCGCACGCCATAGACGTCGCAGCCATAGCGCCGCGCCAGCGTGGCGAGAGCCGGGTTGACCTTTACCGGGCGGCCGAAAAAGGGAACGGTCGGGCCCCTATGAAAGTACTGATCGACCAACAGGCCGACATGGCCGCCGCGCTCCAGCACCGCGCCGAGCTCGATCAGCGCGCCCTTGCGCGATTTGACCAGCGCGCCCATCACGCGGCCGCGCACCTGGTCGAGGCGCTGCGCGAGATAGGCGTTGTTCGGCGGCCGGAAGAGCACCGCGACATCGAGATGGAAGGTCGCCGCGCACACCGCCAACAGCTCCCAATTGGCAAGATGCGCGGTGAAGACGATGCACGGCTTGCCGCCATCCCTGATCTTGAAGAAGCCGTCGACGCCGTCGACCTCGATGCGGCCTGCGCCGGGGTGTTGCGGGTCGAAGTCGAATATGCGGTCGAGGAACACATACTCGATCGCGGTGCGGCTGAGATTGTCCCAGGCATCGGCCAGCAACGCCTCGAGCTCTTCCGCCGGCATGTCGGGATAGGCATGGCGCAGATTGTCGCGCGCGGTACGGCTGTGCGGCAGACGCGGCCCGAGAATGCGCCCGCAGCGCCCGCCGATCGAAATCGCGGCTTGCGCCGGCATCAGCCGCAGCAGCTTCAGAATGCCGAGAACGAGCTGCGCGAAGAGCCAATCGAAGACCCCCACGCCGCGCCGTCTGGCCCGTCTACGCCTTTTCAAAGGCAACGCCCCCCGACAACTCTCGACTCTACAACGTCATCACGATCTTGCCGAAAACGCTGCGGCCCTCAAGCCGTTTCAATCCGTTTTCGATCCCGGCAAGGTCGATCACCGTGTCGATCACCGGCCTCGCCGTGCCGTCGGCCATCTTCTTGAGCGCCGTCGCGATATTGGCGATCCTGCAGCCGAAGCTGCCGAAGATCCGGTATTGCTGCTGGAAAAGCTGCATCAGGTTGATCTCCGCCGTGATCCCCGATGTCGAGCCGCACGTGACCAGCCGTCCGCCGCGCCTCAGCGATAACAGGCTTCCGGCCCAGGTGTCGACGCCGGTATGCTCGAACACCACGTCGACGCCCTTCTTCTGGGTCAGGCGGCGGACCACCCCCTCGAAGCGCTCGGTGGCGTAGTTGATGACGTGATCGGCGCCGAGCGCGCGGGCCTTTTCCGCCTTCTCGTCGCTGCCGACGGTGGTGATGACGGTGGCGCCGGCCGCCTTGGCGAGAAGGATGGCGGCCGACCCGATGCCGCTGCCGCCGGCCTGGATGAGCACCGTCTCGCCGGCCTCAAGCCTGGCATTGTCGAACAGCATGTGCTCGACGGTGCCGAAGGTGACCGACGCGCAGGCCGCCTCCTTGATGTCGACGCCGGCGGGCACGGGCACGCACAGGCGGGCCTTCATGTTGACCCGCTCGCAGGCAAATCCGTCAATGTGGAAGCCGTGGATGCCGGCGACCTCCTCGCACAGATTGTCGCGGCCCTCGCGGCAGGCCCGGCAGACGCCGCAGGTCTCCGCGCCATAGAGCGCCACCTGCTGCCCTTGCCTGAGACCGCTCGCCTGCGGCCCGGCGGCGGTGACCTCGCCGGCCGCCTCGGCGCCGACGACGAGCGGCAGCTTGCGCCTGGCGAACGCCATGCCGCGCCAGCCCCACACGTCGATATGGTTGAGTGCCACCGCCGCTACCCGCACCTGCACCTCTCCGGGGCCCGGAGGCGGCGGCGGATCGATGTCGGTGATCTTGAGCTCGCGCTCCCTGATGAGCTGCAATGCGCGCATGAGAGGGTCTCAGTATTGCCTGCCGTCCGGCCGGTCAACCGCGCCGGGAGATGAGGCTGGCGGAAAGGCCGCCATCGATGGTCAGCATGGCGCCGTTGATATAGGCCGCCGACGGAGAGACCAGGAAGGCGACGAGGTCGGCGACCTCGGCGGGGTCCGCCAGCCGGCCGGCCGGGATCTGCTTTTGCATCCGGTCGAGATGCGGCGCATAGGGCGCGACCAGATCGGTATTCACGAAGCCCGGCGCGACATAGTTGACGGTCACCCCCTTGCGGCCGACCTCGACGGCGAGCGTGCGCACATAGCCGAGCATCGCCCCCTTTGTCGCCGCATAGCTGGCATTGCCCGACGTGCCGTAGAGAGCCGTCACCGAGCCCATGGCGATGATGCGCCCGCGGCGCGCGCTCACCATGGGGCGCATGGCGGCGCCGGCAAGCCGCATGAAGCCGAAGAAATTGACCTGCATGAGGTCGATGGCGCGGTCGAGATCGACGCCGGCGACGAGCATGTCGTAGCTCTGGCCGGCAACATAGACGAGGCCGAAAGCCTGCTCGTCCCCTTCGATCATCGCCGCCATTCGCTCGAGCTGATCGCGCTTGCTGACGTCCAATTCCTCGATTCTGAAATCGGCTTGCGGCTGCGCCGCCCGAATGTCGGCGGCAACCCCGCGGACCGGCCCCATGGGCTCGCGGCTGGTGAAGGTGATGTCGAAATCGGCTTCGGCGATGGCGCGGACGCAGGCTGCGCCGATGCCCCGGCTGCCGCCGATAACATAGACCCGCCGCCGTTGCGCCGGTTCGCTCATCCGCTTTTCTCCATCACGCCGGTTCGGCCGAAAGGACAAGGGTCAGATTCTGGCCGCCGAAGCCGAATGAGTTGGAAAGCGCCGTCGTCACCTTGGCGTCGCGCGCCACATTCGGCACCACGTCGAGCGGGATCGCCGGGTCGGGCTCCTCGTAATTGATGGTCGGCGGTAGGCGCCCGGTCCGGATGCTCATGATGGTGAAGATCGCCTCGACCGCGCCGGCCGCCGTCAGCGTGTGGCCGATCATCGACTTGTTGGAGCTGACCGGGGTGCCGGGCAGGCTGTCGCCGAGCACCGTCGACAGGCACAGATATTCCATCTTGTCGTTTTCCGAGGTGCCGGTGCCGTGGGCGTTGACGTAATCGATCTCCTCCGGGCTGACGCCGGCGTCCTCGAGCGCACGTTCGATGGCGCCGATGATCGACGAGCCGTCCGGTTTCGAGCGGGTGCGGTGAAAATCGTCGGCGCGCTCGCCGCAGCCGCGCAGGATGGCGAGGATCTTGGCGCCGCGCGCTTTCGCGCTATCGAGATTTTCCAGCACCAGGGCGCCGGCGCCCTCGGCGATGACGAAGCCGTCGCGGTTCTGGGAGAAGGGCTTTGCCGCCTTTTCGGGCGGGTCGTTCTGGGTCGACAGGGCCGACAGCAGCGAGAAGCGGATCACCGCCTCGGCATGCACCGAGCCGTCGCTGCCGATGCACAGCGCCGTCTCGCAGTCGCCGCGGCGCAGGGCGTCGAGGCCGAGTTGGATGGCGCTGGCGCCGGACGCGCAGGCCGTCGACAGCGAAACCGGAGCCCCCTGCGTGCCGAAGCGCGCGGCGAGCCGCTCGGCCGGCCATCCGAAGGTCGATAGATCGTGGATATGGGCGTATTTCTCGGTGCGGGCGGCGGCGAACAGGCGTGCATAGCCGGTGCCCTCCGCGGCCGGGTCGGCATAGAGCTCGGCGCGCTGCGCCCAATCGATCTCGACCGGCGGCACGGCGGCAAACAGCGGCCCGGGGAAGCGTCCGGGCGCGCCAATGCCGGCCTGGGCCACCGCCTCCTCGGCGGCGAGGACGGCGAACCGCTCGGTCAGCTTGCCCGCCGTCGGCGGCACATTGTCGAGGAAGTCGACGGTGCCGGCGATGGTGGTGCGCAGGCCCTCGGTCGAAAACCGGACGATGCGGTGGATGCCGGACGTGCCGGCGGTCAGCGCCGCCCAATTGTCTGCTATGCCGGTGCCGAGCGAGGTGACGACGCCGATACCGGTGACGGCGACCAGCGGACGTCCTCTATGGTCCTTGGCGTCCGTCATGTCTTGCTCTTCTGCATCAATCCTC
Coding sequences within it:
- a CDS encoding lipid A biosynthesis lauroyl acyltransferase; the encoded protein is MKRRRRARRRGVGVFDWLFAQLVLGILKLLRLMPAQAAISIGGRCGRILGPRLPHSRTARDNLRHAYPDMPAEELEALLADAWDNLSRTAIEYVFLDRIFDFDPQHPGAGRIEVDGVDGFFKIRDGGKPCIVFTAHLANWELLAVCAATFHLDVAVLFRPPNNAYLAQRLDQVRGRVMGALVKSRKGALIELGAVLERGGHVGLLVDQYFHRGPTVPFFGRPVKVNPALATLARRYGCDVYGVRTIRLPQGRFRLELKGPIAMPRDEAGDIDVKATMAKVTEIVEGWVREHPEQWLWMHRRWRPEALSRRPKRRSARGTSRQRP
- a CDS encoding zinc-binding dehydrogenase; this translates as MRALQLIRERELKITDIDPPPPPGPGEVQVRVAAVALNHIDVWGWRGMAFARRKLPLVVGAEAAGEVTAAGPQASGLRQGQQVALYGAETCGVCRACREGRDNLCEEVAGIHGFHIDGFACERVNMKARLCVPVPAGVDIKEAACASVTFGTVEHMLFDNARLEAGETVLIQAGGSGIGSAAILLAKAAGATVITTVGSDEKAEKARALGADHVINYATERFEGVVRRLTQKKGVDVVFEHTGVDTWAGSLLSLRRGGRLVTCGSTSGITAEINLMQLFQQQYRIFGSFGCRIANIATALKKMADGTARPVIDTVIDLAGIENGLKRLEGRSVFGKIVMTL
- a CDS encoding SDR family oxidoreductase, whose amino-acid sequence is MSEPAQRRRVYVIGGSRGIGAACVRAIAEADFDITFTSREPMGPVRGVAADIRAAQPQADFRIEELDVSKRDQLERMAAMIEGDEQAFGLVYVAGQSYDMLVAGVDLDRAIDLMQVNFFGFMRLAGAAMRPMVSARRGRIIAMGSVTALYGTSGNASYAATKGAMLGYVRTLAVEVGRKGVTVNYVAPGFVNTDLVAPYAPHLDRMQKQIPAGRLADPAEVADLVAFLVSPSAAYINGAMLTIDGGLSASLISRRG
- a CDS encoding beta-ketoacyl-ACP synthase produces the protein MTDAKDHRGRPLVAVTGIGVVTSLGTGIADNWAALTAGTSGIHRIVRFSTEGLRTTIAGTVDFLDNVPPTAGKLTERFAVLAAEEAVAQAGIGAPGRFPGPLFAAVPPVEIDWAQRAELYADPAAEGTGYARLFAAARTEKYAHIHDLSTFGWPAERLAARFGTQGAPVSLSTACASGASAIQLGLDALRRGDCETALCIGSDGSVHAEAVIRFSLLSALSTQNDPPEKAAKPFSQNRDGFVIAEGAGALVLENLDSAKARGAKILAILRGCGERADDFHRTRSKPDGSSIIGAIERALEDAGVSPEEIDYVNAHGTGTSENDKMEYLCLSTVLGDSLPGTPVSSNKSMIGHTLTAAGAVEAIFTIMSIRTGRLPPTINYEEPDPAIPLDVVPNVARDAKVTTALSNSFGFGGQNLTLVLSAEPA